Proteins encoded by one window of Ramlibacter tataouinensis:
- a CDS encoding PIG-L deacetylase family protein, which produces MLPLLLPWNPAKPLRVLFLGAHCDDIEIGCGGTVLQLVASRPDVEVRWVVFASNPQREREARASAAMFLRGAGAQEVTVHAFRDGFFPYQGGQIKEAFEALKGQADPDLIFTHYRDDRHQDHRTISDLTWNTWRHHLILEYEIPKYDGDLGSPNCFVPLEPDVCERKAACICEAFQSEHNKAWLTPDTFLALMRLRGVECAARYAEAFHCRKFMLRGAPDRVAPGNSPHPSTRSS; this is translated from the coding sequence ATGCTGCCGCTGCTGCTGCCCTGGAACCCGGCCAAGCCGCTGCGGGTCCTGTTCCTGGGCGCGCATTGCGACGACATCGAGATCGGCTGCGGCGGCACCGTGCTGCAGCTGGTGGCGTCGCGGCCGGACGTGGAGGTGCGGTGGGTCGTCTTCGCCTCCAACCCGCAGCGCGAGCGCGAGGCGCGTGCGAGCGCTGCGATGTTCCTGCGAGGCGCCGGCGCCCAGGAGGTGACGGTGCACGCCTTCCGCGACGGCTTCTTTCCCTATCAGGGCGGCCAGATCAAGGAGGCCTTCGAGGCGCTGAAGGGGCAGGCCGATCCCGACCTGATCTTCACGCACTACCGCGACGACCGCCACCAGGACCACCGCACGATCAGCGACCTGACCTGGAACACCTGGCGCCATCACCTGATCCTCGAGTACGAGATCCCGAAGTACGACGGCGACCTGGGCAGCCCCAACTGCTTCGTGCCGCTGGAGCCGGACGTCTGCGAGCGCAAGGCCGCCTGCATCTGCGAGGCGTTCCAGAGCGAGCACAACAAGGCCTGGCTCACGCCGGATACGTTCCTCGCGCTCATGCGGCTGCGCGGCGTCGAGTGCGCCGCACGGTACGCCGAAGCCTTCCACTGTCGCAAGTTCATGCTGCGCGGCGCGCCCGATCGCGTCGCGCCGGGAAACAGCCCGCATCCATCCACCCGCTCCTCGTGA
- a CDS encoding ABC transporter ATP-binding protein: MPHALELQDITVTFRSKDDPGQRYTAVAGTTLHVAAGEFVSVVGPTGCGKSTLLNVGAGLLQASSGQVRVFGEPLAGLNSRAGYMFQTEALMPWRSALDNVMVGLQYRGLPDAQAREQARAWLARVGLGGFEDRYPHQLSGGMRKRTALAQVLALDPDIILMDEPFSALDVQTRQLMENEVLELWAARRKAVLFITHDLDEAIAMSDRVVVLSAGPATHPIGEFAIDLPRPRDVAEVRNDPRFVELHARIWGVLREEVLKGYAQQLQKAA; encoded by the coding sequence ATGCCGCACGCGCTCGAACTGCAGGACATCACCGTCACCTTCCGCTCCAAGGACGATCCCGGCCAGCGTTACACCGCCGTGGCCGGCACCACGCTGCACGTCGCCGCCGGCGAGTTCGTCTCGGTAGTGGGTCCCACCGGCTGCGGCAAGTCGACGCTGCTGAACGTGGGTGCCGGCCTGCTGCAGGCGTCCTCCGGCCAGGTGCGCGTGTTCGGCGAACCGCTGGCAGGCCTGAATTCGCGGGCCGGCTACATGTTCCAGACCGAGGCCCTGATGCCGTGGCGCAGCGCCCTCGACAACGTGATGGTGGGCCTGCAGTACCGCGGCCTGCCGGACGCGCAGGCGCGCGAGCAGGCCAGGGCGTGGCTGGCGCGGGTCGGCCTGGGCGGCTTCGAGGACCGCTACCCGCACCAGCTCTCGGGCGGCATGCGCAAACGCACCGCGCTGGCGCAGGTGCTGGCGCTCGACCCCGACATCATCCTGATGGACGAGCCCTTCTCGGCACTCGACGTCCAGACCCGGCAGCTGATGGAGAACGAGGTGCTGGAGCTGTGGGCCGCCCGGCGCAAGGCGGTGCTGTTCATCACGCACGACCTCGACGAGGCGATCGCCATGAGCGACCGGGTGGTGGTGCTGTCCGCCGGGCCGGCCACGCACCCGATCGGCGAGTTCGCCATCGACCTGCCGCGCCCGCGCGACGTGGCCGAGGTGCGCAACGACCCGCGCTTCGTGGAGCTGCATGCGCGCATCTGGGGCGTGCTGCGCGAGGAAGTGCTCAAGGGCTACGCCCAGCAACTGCAGAAGGCCGCATGA
- a CDS encoding ABC transporter permease, with amino-acid sequence MWSAIRPNEKNLRAWQVAVLVLVLAIWQLASRNEQTAFFIGEPVKVAGRIWSWFLPFGLPVNALFPEGLEGRADIYVHLGVTLLETVLAFGIGTLMGLGFGLWLALAPTASAILDPYVKAANSMPRVILAPIFGLWFGLGIWSKVALAVTLVFFIVFFNVYQGVREVSPVVLANARMLGANQRQLLRTVYLPSATSWVFSSLHTSVGLAFVGAVVGEYLGSARGVGYLILQAEGTFDVNTVFAGIVVLTAFALVLDGLVGRIERRLMKWQPKAGETEKL; translated from the coding sequence ATGTGGAGCGCCATCCGTCCCAACGAGAAGAACCTGCGCGCCTGGCAAGTGGCCGTGCTGGTGCTGGTGCTGGCGATCTGGCAACTCGCCTCGCGCAACGAGCAGACCGCCTTCTTCATCGGCGAGCCGGTCAAGGTGGCCGGCCGCATCTGGTCCTGGTTCCTGCCGTTCGGGCTGCCCGTCAATGCGCTCTTCCCGGAGGGCCTGGAAGGCCGCGCCGACATCTACGTCCACCTGGGCGTCACGCTGCTGGAGACGGTGCTGGCCTTCGGCATCGGCACGCTGATGGGGCTGGGCTTCGGGCTGTGGCTGGCGCTGGCGCCTACGGCCAGCGCGATCCTGGACCCGTACGTGAAGGCGGCCAACTCGATGCCGCGCGTGATCCTGGCGCCGATCTTCGGGCTGTGGTTCGGCCTGGGCATCTGGAGCAAGGTCGCGCTGGCCGTGACGCTGGTGTTCTTCATCGTGTTCTTCAACGTGTACCAGGGCGTGCGCGAGGTCAGCCCGGTGGTGCTGGCCAATGCCCGCATGCTCGGGGCCAACCAGCGCCAACTGCTGCGTACCGTGTACCTGCCGAGCGCGACCAGCTGGGTGTTCTCCAGCCTGCACACGTCGGTGGGCCTGGCCTTCGTCGGCGCCGTGGTGGGCGAATACCTGGGCTCGGCCCGCGGCGTGGGCTACCTGATCCTGCAGGCCGAGGGCACTTTCGACGTCAACACGGTGTTCGCCGGCATCGTGGTGCTGACCGCGTTCGCGCTGGTGCTGGATGGGCTGGTAGGCCGCATCGAGCGGCGCCTGATGAAGTGGCAGCCCAAAGCCGGCGAGACCGAGAAGCTCTAG
- a CDS encoding glucose-1-phosphate cytidylyltransferase, with translation MPKPLVQIGQRPLLWHVMKYYAHFGHKDFILCLGYRADAIKDYFLNYNECVSNDFVLSGGGKTLELMSRDIEDWRITFADTGISSNIGERLKAAQKYLEGEDEFLANYSDGLTDLPMPQYLDDFRRQGRIASFLCVRPNLSYHVVSLQQGSNLVSGIHPINNGDVRINGGFFVFRKEIFEYMKDREELVEEPFRRLARDQQLLGYVYDGFWASIDTIKDKQQLESLYSGGTAPWELWRSCGTAARAAH, from the coding sequence ATGCCCAAGCCCCTGGTCCAGATCGGCCAGCGCCCCTTGCTGTGGCACGTGATGAAGTACTACGCCCACTTCGGACACAAGGACTTCATCCTCTGCCTGGGCTACCGCGCCGACGCGATCAAGGACTACTTCCTGAACTACAACGAGTGCGTCTCCAACGACTTCGTGCTCTCGGGCGGTGGGAAAACGCTGGAACTGATGAGCCGGGACATCGAGGACTGGCGCATCACCTTCGCCGACACCGGCATCTCGTCCAACATCGGGGAGCGGCTCAAGGCCGCCCAGAAGTACCTGGAAGGCGAGGACGAGTTCCTGGCCAACTACAGCGACGGCCTGACCGACCTGCCGATGCCGCAGTACCTGGACGACTTCCGCCGGCAGGGCCGGATCGCCAGCTTCCTATGCGTGCGCCCGAACCTGAGCTACCACGTGGTGTCGCTGCAGCAGGGCAGCAACCTGGTCTCGGGCATCCACCCGATCAACAACGGTGACGTTCGGATCAACGGCGGCTTCTTCGTCTTCCGCAAGGAGATCTTCGAGTACATGAAGGACCGGGAGGAACTGGTGGAGGAGCCGTTCCGGCGGCTGGCCCGCGACCAGCAGCTGCTGGGCTACGTGTACGACGGCTTCTGGGCGAGCATCGACACCATCAAGGACAAGCAGCAGCTGGAGAGCCTCTACTCGGGCGGTACCGCGCCGTGGGAGCTCTGGCGCTCCTGCGGAACGGCCGCCCGCGCCGCGCATTGA